The following are encoded together in the Bombus fervidus isolate BK054 chromosome 10, iyBomFerv1, whole genome shotgun sequence genome:
- the LOC139991386 gene encoding tubulin glycylase 3A-like isoform X2, translating to MITNVEPVRTANVEILCNRDDLDHLLEEEEKENVNTYGKIILREYLSLLSAEDAKINFILKVLTKAVNEHKIFVIYGTFPVLRKPLGRRNWIEKRFIRRMLSMSPEISEAGLETIEKLLRYPANFIWSTNKRVAGRTEERTIINKFSGCYFTSKIDMCNNLENISWFYETGVSNVQFPRCYNVYQPVQIKEFVQDFYITACMGILKWFLFLASIAGPNAVWSQDGTVPIKAVLFALERCAEYISICAHEDIDGQSYKDISISNWNQFLSWYERLLYKREILEKNDGIDIEELLRFTANMIKEMIECRPQSQIDGMRNVWILKPGDKSLGKGIILKNSLQDILSKINQAAKECMQYVVQKYIERPLLVYKTKVDIRQWFLITSTQPLTVWMYKDILLRFASKDFTLDNFHESIHLCNTTVQLKYRKTIRQNAQIPSELHWNLQKFKEYLKNTDRESAWEGLIKPGIKQNLIGALLASQENMVNRKNSFQLYGADFLIMDDLSVWLIEINTNPRLHPPSSSVTEELYPEIIEDTIKVVIDRRKNKKAPRGKFECIFKQRSPFYGNVLGKGASLGIRGKALLSTANSPRRL from the exons ATGATTACGAACGTAGAGCCTGTAAGAACCGCGAACGTCGAGATTCTTTGCAACCGCGATGATCTCGACCATCTACTggaagaggaggaaaaagaaaacgtgaACACATACGGCAAGATCATCCTCAGGGAATACTTGAGTCTTCTCTCCGCTGAGGACGCAAAGATCAATTTCATCCTAAAGGTTCTGACAAAGGCAGTAAACGAACATAAAATTTTTGTGATTTATGGCACTTTCCCAGTGCTAAGAAAGCCTCTAGGAAGAAGAAACTGGATAGAGAAAAGGTTCATCAGAAGAATGCTCTCAATGTCACCGGAAATCTCGGAAG CTGGCTTGGAAACGATTGAAAAGTTATTACGTTATCCTGCCAATTTTATATGGTCCACTAATAAAAGAGTAGCTGGTAGAACAGAAGAAAGAACCATAATTAATAAGTTTTCCGGATGCTATTTCACATCAAAG atCGATATGTGCAATAatctagaaaatatttcttggtTCTATGAAACTGGCGTGTCAAACGTGCAATTTCCACGATGCTACAATGTTTATCAG CCTGTGCAGATAAAGGAATTCGTGCAAGATTTTTACATCACAGCTTGCATGGGAATTCTCAAGTGGTTCTTATTCTTGGCCAGCATCGCTGGACCAAATGCTGTTTGGTCCCAAGACGGCACTGTCCCTATCAAAGCAGTTTTATTCGCTCTTGAACGATGCGCGGAATACATAAG CATCTGCGCACACGAGGACATCGATGGACAGAGTTATAAAGACATATCAATTTCTAATTGGAATCAATTTTTATCGTGGTACGAAAGACTTTTGTATAAACGAGAAATATTGGAGAAGAATGATGGCATAGATATCGAA GAACTATTACGATTCACCGCaaatatgataaaagaaaTGATAGAGTGTCGTCCTCAGAGTCAAATTGATGGAATGCGGAATGTCTGGATTTTAAAACCAGGTGACAAGAGCTTGGGTAAAGGTATAATTCTTAAGAATTCATTGCAAGACATACTAAGCAAGATAAATCAAGCTGCTAAGGAATGTATGCAGTATGTCGTACAAAAGTACATAG AACGACCTTTACTcgtttataaaacgaaagttgATATTAGACAGTGGTTCTTAATAACCAGCACGCAACCCCTTACAGTCTGGATGTACAA GGATATTCTGCTTCGTTTCGCGTCGAAAGATTTTACTCTCGACAATTTCCACGAATCGATTCATTTATGTAATACGACTGTGCAGTTGAAGTACAGAAAGACGATAAGACAGAACGCACAGATACCCAGCGAACTTCACTGGAATCTTCAGAAATTCAAGGAATACTTAAA AAATACCGACCGTGAATCAGCATGGGAGGGACTCATTAAACCAGGTATCAAGCAAAATTTAATTGGCGCACTTCTGGCATCCCAAGAAAATATGGTCAATCGAAAAAACAGTTTTCAATTATACGGcgctgattttttaataatggATGACCTATCGGTCTGgttaatcgaaataaatacaaaCCCACGATTGCATCCTCCGAGCAGTAGTGTTACCGAGGAACTTTATCCAGAAATAATAGAAGATACTATTAAAG TGGTTATAGATcgtcgtaaaaataaaaaagctcCTCGTGGTAAGTTCGAGTGCATCTTCAAACAACGCAGTCCATTTTACGGGAACGTTCTAGGAAAAGGAGCGAGCCTTGGAATTCGCGGCAAGGCACTACTTTCAACAGCAAATTCACCTAGAagactataa
- the LOC139991386 gene encoding tubulin glycylase 3A-like isoform X1 produces the protein MITNVEPVRTANVEILCNRDDLDHLLEEEEKENVNTYGKIILREYLSLLSAEDAKINFILKVLTKAVNEHKIFVIYGTFPVLRKPLGRRNWIEKRFIRRMLSMSPEISEAGLETIEKLLRYPANFIWSTNKRVAGRTEERTIINKFSGCYFTSKIDMCNNLENISWFYETGVSNVQFPRCYNVYQPVQIKEFVQDFYITACMGILKWFLFLASIAGPNAVWSQDGTVPIKAVLFALERCAEYISICAHEDIDGQSYKDISISNWNQFLSWYERLLYKREILEKNDGIDIEELLRFTANMIKEMIECRPQSQIDGMRNVWILKPGDKSLGKGIILKNSLQDILSKINQAAKECMQYVVQKYIERPLLVYKTKVDIRQWFLITSTQPLTVWMYKYQSFSTFQQLVLLSNSSQNYLFRRDILLRFASKDFTLDNFHESIHLCNTTVQLKYRKTIRQNAQIPSELHWNLQKFKEYLKNTDRESAWEGLIKPGIKQNLIGALLASQENMVNRKNSFQLYGADFLIMDDLSVWLIEINTNPRLHPPSSSVTEELYPEIIEDTIKVVIDRRKNKKAPRGKFECIFKQRSPFYGNVLGKGASLGIRGKALLSTANSPRRL, from the exons ATGATTACGAACGTAGAGCCTGTAAGAACCGCGAACGTCGAGATTCTTTGCAACCGCGATGATCTCGACCATCTACTggaagaggaggaaaaagaaaacgtgaACACATACGGCAAGATCATCCTCAGGGAATACTTGAGTCTTCTCTCCGCTGAGGACGCAAAGATCAATTTCATCCTAAAGGTTCTGACAAAGGCAGTAAACGAACATAAAATTTTTGTGATTTATGGCACTTTCCCAGTGCTAAGAAAGCCTCTAGGAAGAAGAAACTGGATAGAGAAAAGGTTCATCAGAAGAATGCTCTCAATGTCACCGGAAATCTCGGAAG CTGGCTTGGAAACGATTGAAAAGTTATTACGTTATCCTGCCAATTTTATATGGTCCACTAATAAAAGAGTAGCTGGTAGAACAGAAGAAAGAACCATAATTAATAAGTTTTCCGGATGCTATTTCACATCAAAG atCGATATGTGCAATAatctagaaaatatttcttggtTCTATGAAACTGGCGTGTCAAACGTGCAATTTCCACGATGCTACAATGTTTATCAG CCTGTGCAGATAAAGGAATTCGTGCAAGATTTTTACATCACAGCTTGCATGGGAATTCTCAAGTGGTTCTTATTCTTGGCCAGCATCGCTGGACCAAATGCTGTTTGGTCCCAAGACGGCACTGTCCCTATCAAAGCAGTTTTATTCGCTCTTGAACGATGCGCGGAATACATAAG CATCTGCGCACACGAGGACATCGATGGACAGAGTTATAAAGACATATCAATTTCTAATTGGAATCAATTTTTATCGTGGTACGAAAGACTTTTGTATAAACGAGAAATATTGGAGAAGAATGATGGCATAGATATCGAA GAACTATTACGATTCACCGCaaatatgataaaagaaaTGATAGAGTGTCGTCCTCAGAGTCAAATTGATGGAATGCGGAATGTCTGGATTTTAAAACCAGGTGACAAGAGCTTGGGTAAAGGTATAATTCTTAAGAATTCATTGCAAGACATACTAAGCAAGATAAATCAAGCTGCTAAGGAATGTATGCAGTATGTCGTACAAAAGTACATAG AACGACCTTTACTcgtttataaaacgaaagttgATATTAGACAGTGGTTCTTAATAACCAGCACGCAACCCCTTACAGTCTGGATGTACAAGTATCAATCTTTTTCAACCTTTCAACAACTTGTTTTGTTGAGCAATTCTTCACAGAATTATTTGTTTCGAAGGGATATTCTGCTTCGTTTCGCGTCGAAAGATTTTACTCTCGACAATTTCCACGAATCGATTCATTTATGTAATACGACTGTGCAGTTGAAGTACAGAAAGACGATAAGACAGAACGCACAGATACCCAGCGAACTTCACTGGAATCTTCAGAAATTCAAGGAATACTTAAA AAATACCGACCGTGAATCAGCATGGGAGGGACTCATTAAACCAGGTATCAAGCAAAATTTAATTGGCGCACTTCTGGCATCCCAAGAAAATATGGTCAATCGAAAAAACAGTTTTCAATTATACGGcgctgattttttaataatggATGACCTATCGGTCTGgttaatcgaaataaatacaaaCCCACGATTGCATCCTCCGAGCAGTAGTGTTACCGAGGAACTTTATCCAGAAATAATAGAAGATACTATTAAAG TGGTTATAGATcgtcgtaaaaataaaaaagctcCTCGTGGTAAGTTCGAGTGCATCTTCAAACAACGCAGTCCATTTTACGGGAACGTTCTAGGAAAAGGAGCGAGCCTTGGAATTCGCGGCAAGGCACTACTTTCAACAGCAAATTCACCTAGAagactataa
- the Arglu1 gene encoding arginine and glutamate rich 1 isoform X3, with protein MGRSRSRTKSPSRRRHKSKHSRKRSKSREKHSNNKYSDKPKERSSKSRDRDRKMDEVERLAEMERQRKKKELSNKIFTASAVGRQREVEQKMVEEEAAKRIEELVQKRVEEELEKRKEEIEAEVQRRVEEAKRAMERQMMEEMEWRQAKLREEEKRREEEERKKREELERIMEENNRKIEEAQKKLAEERLAMVEQQRLMEEERQRMRKEHEKRVKEEQKKILGKNNSRPKLSFTLKPVT; from the exons ATGGGCCGCTCTAGATCCAGGACAAAATCTCCTAGTAGACGGCGTCATAAGAGTAAGCATTCGAGAAAACGCTCAAAATCACGTGAGAAGCACTCGAACAACAAGTACTCCGACAAGCCAAAAGAACGTAGTTCTAAATCAag AGACAGGGATCGCAAAATGGATGAGGTAGAGAGGCTGGCAGAAATGGAACGTCAAAG gaaaaagaaagaattatcgAACAAAATCTTCACCGCAAGTGCAGTTGG AAGGCAGCGTGAAGTTGAACAAAAAATGGTTGAAGAAGAAGCTGCAAAGCGAATAGAAGAACTAGTGCAGAAGAGGGTGGAGGAAGAGCTAGAAAAGCGTAAGGAGGAAATAGAAGCTGAAGTACAAAGGAGAGTAGAAGAAGCTAAAAGGGCTATGGAGCGTCAAATGATGGAGGAAATGGAATGGAGACAAGCAAAGCTTCGTGAGGAGGAAAAACGAAGAGAG GAGGAAGAGCGGAAGAAGCGTGAGGAACTAGAGAGGATCATGGAGGAGAACAACAGAAAAATAGAGGAAGCACAGAAGAAACTG GCTGAGGAAAGATTGGCCATGGTCGAACAGCAACGTTTAATGGAAGAAGAAAGGCAAAGAATGAGGAAAGAACATGAAAAGCGTGTTAAAGAGGAACAGAAGAAAATCCTCGGGAAGAACAACTCGAGGCCTAAATTGTCCTTTACGCTAAAGCCAGTTACGTGA
- the Arglu1 gene encoding arginine and glutamate rich 1 isoform X4, with product MGRSRSRTKSPSRRRHKSKHSRKRSKSREKHSNNKYSDKPKERSSKSRDRDRKMDEVERLAEMERQRRQREVEQKMVEEEAAKRIEELVQKRVEEELEKRKEEIEAEVQRRVEEAKRAMERQMMEEMEWRQAKLREEEKRREEEERKKREELERIMEENNRKIEEAQKKLAEERLAMVEQQRLMEEERQRMRKEHEKRVKEEQKKILGKNNSRPKLSFTLKPVT from the exons ATGGGCCGCTCTAGATCCAGGACAAAATCTCCTAGTAGACGGCGTCATAAGAGTAAGCATTCGAGAAAACGCTCAAAATCACGTGAGAAGCACTCGAACAACAAGTACTCCGACAAGCCAAAAGAACGTAGTTCTAAATCAag AGACAGGGATCGCAAAATGGATGAGGTAGAGAGGCTGGCAGAAATGGAACGTCAAAG AAGGCAGCGTGAAGTTGAACAAAAAATGGTTGAAGAAGAAGCTGCAAAGCGAATAGAAGAACTAGTGCAGAAGAGGGTGGAGGAAGAGCTAGAAAAGCGTAAGGAGGAAATAGAAGCTGAAGTACAAAGGAGAGTAGAAGAAGCTAAAAGGGCTATGGAGCGTCAAATGATGGAGGAAATGGAATGGAGACAAGCAAAGCTTCGTGAGGAGGAAAAACGAAGAGAG GAGGAAGAGCGGAAGAAGCGTGAGGAACTAGAGAGGATCATGGAGGAGAACAACAGAAAAATAGAGGAAGCACAGAAGAAACTG GCTGAGGAAAGATTGGCCATGGTCGAACAGCAACGTTTAATGGAAGAAGAAAGGCAAAGAATGAGGAAAGAACATGAAAAGCGTGTTAAAGAGGAACAGAAGAAAATCCTCGGGAAGAACAACTCGAGGCCTAAATTGTCCTTTACGCTAAAGCCAGTTACGTGA
- the Arglu1 gene encoding arginine and glutamate rich 1 isoform X1, which produces MGRSRSRTKSPSRRRHKSKHSRKRSKSREKHSNNKYSDKPKERSSKSRKRSHSASSSSGSDASDDVHIVSHKKRSYRDRDRKMDEVERLAEMERQRKKKELSNKIFTASAVGRQREVEQKMVEEEAAKRIEELVQKRVEEELEKRKEEIEAEVQRRVEEAKRAMERQMMEEMEWRQAKLREEEKRREEEERKKREELERIMEENNRKIEEAQKKLAEERLAMVEQQRLMEEERQRMRKEHEKRVKEEQKKILGKNNSRPKLSFTLKPVT; this is translated from the exons ATGGGCCGCTCTAGATCCAGGACAAAATCTCCTAGTAGACGGCGTCATAAGAGTAAGCATTCGAGAAAACGCTCAAAATCACGTGAGAAGCACTCGAACAACAAGTACTCCGACAAGCCAAAAGAACGTAGTTCTAAATCAag GAAACGATCCCATTCTGCATCCTCTAGTTCAGGCTCAGATGCTTCGGATGATGTACACATTGTCAGTCATAAGAAACGTTCATACAGAGACAGGGATCGCAAAATGGATGAGGTAGAGAGGCTGGCAGAAATGGAACGTCAAAG gaaaaagaaagaattatcgAACAAAATCTTCACCGCAAGTGCAGTTGG AAGGCAGCGTGAAGTTGAACAAAAAATGGTTGAAGAAGAAGCTGCAAAGCGAATAGAAGAACTAGTGCAGAAGAGGGTGGAGGAAGAGCTAGAAAAGCGTAAGGAGGAAATAGAAGCTGAAGTACAAAGGAGAGTAGAAGAAGCTAAAAGGGCTATGGAGCGTCAAATGATGGAGGAAATGGAATGGAGACAAGCAAAGCTTCGTGAGGAGGAAAAACGAAGAGAG GAGGAAGAGCGGAAGAAGCGTGAGGAACTAGAGAGGATCATGGAGGAGAACAACAGAAAAATAGAGGAAGCACAGAAGAAACTG GCTGAGGAAAGATTGGCCATGGTCGAACAGCAACGTTTAATGGAAGAAGAAAGGCAAAGAATGAGGAAAGAACATGAAAAGCGTGTTAAAGAGGAACAGAAGAAAATCCTCGGGAAGAACAACTCGAGGCCTAAATTGTCCTTTACGCTAAAGCCAGTTACGTGA
- the Arglu1 gene encoding arginine and glutamate rich 1 isoform X2, whose translation MGRSRSRTKSPSRRRHKSKHSRKRSKSREKHSNNKYSDKPKERSSKSRKRSHSASSSSGSDASDDVHIVSHKKRSYRDRDRKMDEVERLAEMERQRRQREVEQKMVEEEAAKRIEELVQKRVEEELEKRKEEIEAEVQRRVEEAKRAMERQMMEEMEWRQAKLREEEKRREEEERKKREELERIMEENNRKIEEAQKKLAEERLAMVEQQRLMEEERQRMRKEHEKRVKEEQKKILGKNNSRPKLSFTLKPVT comes from the exons ATGGGCCGCTCTAGATCCAGGACAAAATCTCCTAGTAGACGGCGTCATAAGAGTAAGCATTCGAGAAAACGCTCAAAATCACGTGAGAAGCACTCGAACAACAAGTACTCCGACAAGCCAAAAGAACGTAGTTCTAAATCAag GAAACGATCCCATTCTGCATCCTCTAGTTCAGGCTCAGATGCTTCGGATGATGTACACATTGTCAGTCATAAGAAACGTTCATACAGAGACAGGGATCGCAAAATGGATGAGGTAGAGAGGCTGGCAGAAATGGAACGTCAAAG AAGGCAGCGTGAAGTTGAACAAAAAATGGTTGAAGAAGAAGCTGCAAAGCGAATAGAAGAACTAGTGCAGAAGAGGGTGGAGGAAGAGCTAGAAAAGCGTAAGGAGGAAATAGAAGCTGAAGTACAAAGGAGAGTAGAAGAAGCTAAAAGGGCTATGGAGCGTCAAATGATGGAGGAAATGGAATGGAGACAAGCAAAGCTTCGTGAGGAGGAAAAACGAAGAGAG GAGGAAGAGCGGAAGAAGCGTGAGGAACTAGAGAGGATCATGGAGGAGAACAACAGAAAAATAGAGGAAGCACAGAAGAAACTG GCTGAGGAAAGATTGGCCATGGTCGAACAGCAACGTTTAATGGAAGAAGAAAGGCAAAGAATGAGGAAAGAACATGAAAAGCGTGTTAAAGAGGAACAGAAGAAAATCCTCGGGAAGAACAACTCGAGGCCTAAATTGTCCTTTACGCTAAAGCCAGTTACGTGA